In Chelmon rostratus isolate fCheRos1 chromosome 4, fCheRos1.pri, whole genome shotgun sequence, a genomic segment contains:
- the LOC121605257 gene encoding fizzy-related protein homolog isoform X1, which yields MDPEYEHRLLRQINIQNDNLSPAKLTQSLHGRTPTSSPLSSPSKLGDRFIPTRAGANWNINFHRINENEKSPSQNRKTKDATSDNIKADGLAYSALLKNELLGAGIEKIQDPQTEDRRLQPSTPEKRSLFTYSLDTKRLSPDNGTNISPYSLSPVSNKSQKLLRSPRKPTRKISKIPFKVLDAPELQDDFYLNLVDWSSLNVLSVGLGTCVYLWSACTSQVTRLCDLSVEGDSVTSVGWSERGNLVAVGTHKGYVQIWDAAAGKKLFSLEGHTARVGALAWNADQLSSGSRDRMILQRDVRTPPLQSERRLQGHRQEVCGLKWSTDHQLLASGGNDNKLLVWNHSSLSPVQTYIDHLAAVKAIAWSPHQHGLLASGGGTADRCIRFWNTLTSQPLQCMDTGSQVCNLAWSKHANELVSTHGYSQNQILVWKYPALTQVAKLTGHSYRVLYLAMSPDGEAIVTGAGDETLRFWNVFSKTRSTKESVSVLNLFTRIR from the exons ATGGATCCAGAATATGAACATCGCCTCCTCCGCCAAATCAACATTCAAAATGACAACCTGAGCCCTgct AAACTGACGCAGAGTCTGCATGGTCGGACACCCACTAGCTCCCCATTATCCTCACCCAGTAAACTTGGAGACAGATTCATTCCAACCAGAGCAGGAGCAAACTGGAATATCAACTTCCACAGGATCAAT gaaaatgaaaagtcacCAAGTcagaacagaaagacaaaggatGCCACTTCTGATAATATCAAAG CAGACGGGCTGGCCTACTCTGCTTTGTTGAAGAATGAGCTGCTGGGAGCAGGAATAGAAAAGATCCAGGACCCccagacagaagacagacgTTTACAGCCATCAACCCCAGAGAAGAGAAGTCTCTTCACT TATTCACTTGATACCAAAAGGTTGTCACCAGACAATGGCACTAACATCTCCCCCTACTCTCTATCACCTGTCAGCAACAAAAG TCAGAAACTGCTGCGTTCACCAAGAAAGCCAACTCGCAAGATCTCAAAGATCCCTTTTAAAGTCCTTGatgctccagagctgcaggatGATTTCTACCTCAACTTGGTGGACTGGTCGTCTCTGAACGTGCTCAGTGTTGGGCTGGGTAcatgtgtttacctgtggagtgCCTGCACCAGCCAG GTAACAAGGTTGTGTGATTTATCAGTGGAGGGAGACTCAGTCACATCAGTTGGGTGGTCCGAAAGG GGTAACCTGGTGGCAGTGGGGACTCACAAAGGTTATGTTCAGATCTGGGACGCTGCAGCTGGGAAGAAACTCTTTTCCCTGGAAGGACACACAGCAAGAGTTG gagCGTTAGCATGGAATGCAGACCAGTTGTCGTCAGGAAGCCGTGATCGTATGATTCTTCAAAGAGATGTGCGGACGCCTCCACTGCAGTCAGAGAGACGGCTGCagggacacagacaggaagtgtgtggcTTAAAGTGGAGCACTGACCATCAGCTGCTTGCGTCTGGTGGCAACGACAACAAG CTGCTAGTTTGGAACCACTCCTCACTGAGCCCAGTGCAAACATACATTGATCACCTGGCTGCAGTGAAAGCCATAGCCTGGTCCCCCCACCAGCATGGCCTGCTGGCCTCGGGGGGCGGCACTGCCGACCGCTGTATCCGATTTTGGAACACCCTGACCTCGCAGCCTCTGCAGTGTATGGACACTGGCTCACAGGTCTGCAACCTGGCCTGGTCCAAACATGCTAATGAGCTG GTGAGCACTCATGGCTATTCTCAGAACCAGATCTTGGTGTGGAAATATCCAGCTCTCACTCAGGTTGCCAAACTCACAGGACACTCCTACAGAGTGCTCTAcctg gCCATGTCCCCGGATGGTGAGGCCATAGTAACAGGAGCTGGAGATGAGACCCTACGCTTCTGGAATGTATTCAGTAAAACAAGGTCAACAAAG GAATCTGTATCAGTTTTAAATCTATTCACTAGGATACGGTAA
- the LOC121605257 gene encoding fizzy-related protein homolog isoform X2 encodes MDPEYEHRLLRQINIQNDNLSPAKLTQSLHGRTPTSSPLSSPSKLGDRFIPTRAGANWNINFHRINENEKSPSQNRKTKDATSDNIKDGLAYSALLKNELLGAGIEKIQDPQTEDRRLQPSTPEKRSLFTYSLDTKRLSPDNGTNISPYSLSPVSNKSQKLLRSPRKPTRKISKIPFKVLDAPELQDDFYLNLVDWSSLNVLSVGLGTCVYLWSACTSQVTRLCDLSVEGDSVTSVGWSERGNLVAVGTHKGYVQIWDAAAGKKLFSLEGHTARVGALAWNADQLSSGSRDRMILQRDVRTPPLQSERRLQGHRQEVCGLKWSTDHQLLASGGNDNKLLVWNHSSLSPVQTYIDHLAAVKAIAWSPHQHGLLASGGGTADRCIRFWNTLTSQPLQCMDTGSQVCNLAWSKHANELVSTHGYSQNQILVWKYPALTQVAKLTGHSYRVLYLAMSPDGEAIVTGAGDETLRFWNVFSKTRSTKESVSVLNLFTRIR; translated from the exons ATGGATCCAGAATATGAACATCGCCTCCTCCGCCAAATCAACATTCAAAATGACAACCTGAGCCCTgct AAACTGACGCAGAGTCTGCATGGTCGGACACCCACTAGCTCCCCATTATCCTCACCCAGTAAACTTGGAGACAGATTCATTCCAACCAGAGCAGGAGCAAACTGGAATATCAACTTCCACAGGATCAAT gaaaatgaaaagtcacCAAGTcagaacagaaagacaaaggatGCCACTTCTGATAATATCAAAG ACGGGCTGGCCTACTCTGCTTTGTTGAAGAATGAGCTGCTGGGAGCAGGAATAGAAAAGATCCAGGACCCccagacagaagacagacgTTTACAGCCATCAACCCCAGAGAAGAGAAGTCTCTTCACT TATTCACTTGATACCAAAAGGTTGTCACCAGACAATGGCACTAACATCTCCCCCTACTCTCTATCACCTGTCAGCAACAAAAG TCAGAAACTGCTGCGTTCACCAAGAAAGCCAACTCGCAAGATCTCAAAGATCCCTTTTAAAGTCCTTGatgctccagagctgcaggatGATTTCTACCTCAACTTGGTGGACTGGTCGTCTCTGAACGTGCTCAGTGTTGGGCTGGGTAcatgtgtttacctgtggagtgCCTGCACCAGCCAG GTAACAAGGTTGTGTGATTTATCAGTGGAGGGAGACTCAGTCACATCAGTTGGGTGGTCCGAAAGG GGTAACCTGGTGGCAGTGGGGACTCACAAAGGTTATGTTCAGATCTGGGACGCTGCAGCTGGGAAGAAACTCTTTTCCCTGGAAGGACACACAGCAAGAGTTG gagCGTTAGCATGGAATGCAGACCAGTTGTCGTCAGGAAGCCGTGATCGTATGATTCTTCAAAGAGATGTGCGGACGCCTCCACTGCAGTCAGAGAGACGGCTGCagggacacagacaggaagtgtgtggcTTAAAGTGGAGCACTGACCATCAGCTGCTTGCGTCTGGTGGCAACGACAACAAG CTGCTAGTTTGGAACCACTCCTCACTGAGCCCAGTGCAAACATACATTGATCACCTGGCTGCAGTGAAAGCCATAGCCTGGTCCCCCCACCAGCATGGCCTGCTGGCCTCGGGGGGCGGCACTGCCGACCGCTGTATCCGATTTTGGAACACCCTGACCTCGCAGCCTCTGCAGTGTATGGACACTGGCTCACAGGTCTGCAACCTGGCCTGGTCCAAACATGCTAATGAGCTG GTGAGCACTCATGGCTATTCTCAGAACCAGATCTTGGTGTGGAAATATCCAGCTCTCACTCAGGTTGCCAAACTCACAGGACACTCCTACAGAGTGCTCTAcctg gCCATGTCCCCGGATGGTGAGGCCATAGTAACAGGAGCTGGAGATGAGACCCTACGCTTCTGGAATGTATTCAGTAAAACAAGGTCAACAAAG GAATCTGTATCAGTTTTAAATCTATTCACTAGGATACGGTAA
- the rx1 gene encoding retinal homeobox protein Rx1: MHLSLDTMSMVDDSCLSPSNFHEMGKGGGMAAGGRVHSIDVILGFSKDQDPLLSPAGAPRPHKVDIDGLAEPGKQQEPSSHPTYSGHLSSLRNGSAEQQQQYHDAGLFSNKCDEELSELRKSVESDEGKSPEPCKDDQPKKKHRRNRTTFTTYQLHELERAFEKSHYPDVYSREELAMKVNLPEVRVQVWFQNRRAKWRRQEKMDASTMKLHDSPMLSFNRPAPVHTSMGPMTNSLPLDPWLSSPLSSTTPVHSIPGFMGPAQGLQPSYPSHSFLNSSPHPHPHSHPHPSMGQGMQSMAPPPYQCPAPYPDKYPLEDVDQRSSSIAALRMKAKEHIQSMDKTWQPM; encoded by the exons ATGCATTTATCACTGGATACCATGAGCATGGTGGATGACAGCTGCCTCTCACCCAGCAACTTCCACGAAATGGGGAAAGGTGGGGGCATGGCTGCGGGGGGCCGCGTCCACAGCATTGATGTCATCCTAGGTTTCAGTAAAGACCAGGACCCCCTGCTCAGCCCTGCTGGAGCCCCGCGACCTCATAAAGTGGACATAGATGGCCTAGCAGAGCCTGGGAAGCAGCAGGAGCCCTCGTCACACCCGACCTACAGCGGGCACCTTTCCTCTCTGAGGAACGGCAgcgcagagcagcagcagcaataccACG ATGCTGGCTTATTCTCAAACAAATGCGACGAGGAGCTGAGCGAGCTGAGGAAGAGTGTAGAGAGTGATGAAGGCAAGTCCCCGGAGCCATGCAAGGATGATCAGCCCAAGAAGAAGCACAGGCGCAACCGCACCACCTTCACCACCTACCAGCTGCATGAGCTGGAACGTGCCTTTGAGAAGTCCCACTACCCAGATGTGTACAGCCGCGAGGAGCTCGCTATGAAGGTGAACCTCCCAGAGGTCCGAGTCCAG GTCTGGTTCCAGAACCGCAGAGCTAAATGGCGCCGGCAGGAAAAAATGGATGCCAGCACCATGAAGCTCCACGACTCACCCATGCTGTCCTTCAACCGCCCGGCACCAGTTCACACCAGCATGGGCCCCATGACCAACTCCCTCCCCTTGGACCCCTGGCTGTCCTCTCCCCTGTCCAGTACTACCCCTGTCCACAGCATCCCAGGCTTCATGGGTCCAGCTCAAGGCCTCCAGCCCAGCTACCCCAGCCACAGCTTCCTCAactcctctcctcatcctcatcctcactctcATCCTCATCCGTCCATGGGCCAGGGGATGCAGAGTATGGCTCCTCCTCCCTACCAGTGTCCGGCACCGTACCCCGATAAATACCCTCTGGAGGACGTGGACCAGCGCAGCTCTAGTATCGCTGCACTGAGAATGAAAGCCAAGGAACACATCCAGTCTATGGATAAGACCTGGCAACCCATGTGA